In Pochonia chlamydosporia 170 chromosome 3, whole genome shotgun sequence, the following are encoded in one genomic region:
- a CDS encoding C6 transcription factor (similar to Cordyceps militaris CM01 XP_006672455.1) yields MAVDPSIPEPDGVPLPAFQSRTGSMSSTSSPNSQAQSTTPAASSGTGVDAEKNTTPDMSNDGRSRESTVPAACLACRSKHLKCDGQTPCARCISTQSECVYVASRRGYKGPRRGTVQNPNKRQATSPPDLSPGSSDCPMLLGARTGSTNMPTVVGGGFGPPTMPSHDVNAAGYAPSQQPTNMQLYKSYCAVNGIDPSGWVVNQTGNPAAVQIPGPTMEERCFDSFYHHFHASHPFVLPKPFLLQISKEPSLNPVTAAMRWVGSIFIDVATPVRERMFNEAFSLIYAPGRSKDGFLVQAMMLLIVGLDGSCQQDKARGILNDVEALALEIRLNTREFATTHGRGIAVLEESWRRTWWDLFVIDGMVAGVHRVTNFLLFDVPAGAALPCEEDQYLTARIPIPLYLDDLEDQDFSGEDREFSSFAYRVLCARNLGKLMRAPPIFGPEDENLGKIETLLTNWRLHLPSAKRDALQKNGKLDEMMFQAHMMNQATSIMLHQPHSQLDSSPTQDINSCAPHQVIPAGDLFNSHTRHTIESANCISTMITHRVPLLSHTHFFTCVITLSSIVHLSRWALFFIPHDDDDLRQQIRLNIGALNHLSEVWGAADRARGQVKAVAQEIYKVKKQQRSNSQFWLGLSQEEMLNTIATDDSIINEIENFEPMPNLLG; encoded by the exons ATGGCCGTCGACCCTTCAATTCCTGAGCCGGATGGCGTCCCTCTTCCTGCATTTCAATCCCGGAcaggctccatgtcttccacaTCATCGCCGAACTCTCAGGCGCAGAGCACCACCCCCGCCGCCTCCTCTGGTACTGGTGTCGATGCGGAGAAGAACACAACTCCGGATATGAGCAATGATGGACGCTCGCGGGAATCCACGGTGCCTGCAGCTTGTTTGGCATGC CGCAGCAAGCATCTCAAGTGCGATGGGCAAACGCCATGTGCCCGTTGTATCAGCACACAAAGTGAATGCGTTTATGTTGCATCTCGCAGGGGCTACAAAGGTCCTCGTCGTGGCACAGTCCAAAACCCCAATAAGAGACAGGCTACCTCACCACCTGATTTGAGCCCCGGCAGCTCGGATTGCCCTATGCTCCTCGGAGCACGAACGGGGTCAACTAATATGCCTACAGTAGTTGGCGGCGGATTTGGTCCACCGACTATGCCTTCGCACGACGTGAATGCGGCCGGGTACGCCCCGTCCCAACAGCCTACTAATATGCAGCTTTACAAGTCGTATTGTGCCGTCAATGGGATCGATCCGTCAGGGTGGGTggtgaaccagactggaaaCCCAGCTGCCGTGCAAATTCCTGGTCCCACGATGGAGGAGCGGTGTTTCGATTCATTCTATCATCACTTTCACGCCTCACACCCATTTGTTTTGCCTAAACCGTTTCTCCTCCAGATATCGAAGGAGCCGTCGTTGAATCCGGTAACGGCGGCCATGAGATGGGTTGGATCAATATTCATCGATGTTGCTACCCCTGTTCGAGAACGAATGTTCAACGAAGCGTTTAGCCTCATTTATGCCCCTGGACGGTCCAAGGATGGTTTCCTGGTGCAAGCCATGATGCTCCTCATCGTTGGCCTTGATGGGAGCTGTCAACAGGACAAGGCAAGAGGCATCCTCAACGACGTGGAGGCTCTGGCGCTGGAAATAAGACTCAACACTCGAGAATTTGCAACAACACACGGACGTGGCATTGCTGTTTTGGAAGAAAGCTGGCGTCGCACTTGGTGGGACTTGTTCGTTATTGATGGGATGGTGGCTGGTGTCCATCGTGTAACCaactttcttctcttcgACGTTCCGGCTGGAGCTGCACTTCCCTGTGAAGAAGACCAATATTTAACGGCG AGAATACCCATCCCGCTATATCTGGACGACCTTGAGGACCAAGACTTTTCCGGTGAAGACCGCGAGTTTTCATCTTTTGCCTATCGCGTATTATGTGCGCGCAACTTGGGGAAGTTGATGCGAGCACCTCCAATTTTCGGACCGGAAGACGAAAATCTTGGCAAGATCGAAACACTCCTTACCAACTGGCGGCTTCATCTACCTTCGGCGAAGCGAGATGCTTTACAAAAGAATGGAAAGCTGGACGAAATGATGTTCCAGGCACACATGATGAACCAGGCGACATCGATTATGCTTCATCAACCGCATTCACAACTTGACTCGAGCCCAACGCAAGATATCAATTCGTGCGCTCCCCACCAAGTCATACCCGCCGGGGATCTGTTCAACTCGCATACCAGACACACTATAGAATCCGCCAACTGCATCAGCACAATGATTACTCACCGCGTGCCACTTCTCTCGCATACGCATTTCTTTACTTGTGTCATCACGCTGTCGTCAATCGTGCATCTGAGCAGGTGGGCATTATTCTTCATTCCtcacgacgacgacgatcTTCGACAGCAAATACGGCTCAACATCGGTGCATTAAACCACCTCTCCGAGGTATGGGGGGCTGCTGATCGAGCTCGAGGGCAGGTCAAGGCGGTGGCGCAGGAAATATACAAGGtaaagaagcagcagcggtCAAACTCTCAGTTTTGGCTGGGTCTTTCTCAGGAAGAGATGCTCAATACAATTGCGACGGACGACTCCATTATCAACGAAATTGAAAACTTCGAGCCGATGCCAAATCTTCTAGGGTGA
- a CDS encoding peptidase S33, tripeptidyl-peptidase (similar to Beauveria bassiana ARSEF 2860 XP_008599295.1) yields the protein MKLSISLLGYSSSLFTVSHASAFNWDAITPTWDLRYTQCYSKFECARILMPLDYLNTTDNRTVAIAVLKVPATVDVTDPAYGGTLMVNPGGPGDSGIVHMLKNGRYIQHQIDGHKHYEVLSFDLRGVAYSTPRADCYSNEAAREAATWQSRGLGDLDSSDEGLKKHLVLSKAYGYQCARYRDEGVDFNIHEYTSTASIARDMLRLVDETEALRQKKLEVRTAAQVPLGGGNKEPRLMYYGTSYGTILGNTFLSMFPGRVRRMMLDGVVVPESWIDVDWSGNFRDTENANDYLYQTCFNAKSNCTLRKDTDKSWHDIQRRVDELIERLNADPVPGPTDNGPEIFITGSDIMGLIFSQLYSPLDFFEGLSTTLAQAIDGNYTRVIRSLVPPTPAKNGEDEEPADGIIRWFTWMSSTFASIACADANDTTGQPLQHWKRLLQRLENQYPKLGAMTASTSILCSGWQSHPKYRFTGPFTSPEPDEREVEGRPSAPLLLLSSLYDPITPLASARTVAKGHPGARVVMQRGVGHCTLLAGPSNCTRGVMRAYMATGDVPAEGTVCEGDY from the exons ATGAAGCTCTCAATTAGCCTCCTAGGCTACTCATCCAGCCTCTTCACCGTCTCTCACGCCTCAGCCTTCAACTGGGACGCCATAACACCAACATGGGACCTCCGCTACACCCAATGCTACTCCAAATTCGAGTGTGCCCGCATCCTCATGCCCCTAGACTatctcaacaccaccgacAACCGCAccgtcgccatcgccgtccTCAAAGTCCCAGCGACAGTGGACGTCACTGACCCAGCATACGGCGGCACCCTCATGGTCAACCCCGGCGGGCCAGGGGACTCTGGAATCGTGCACATGCTCAAGAACGGGCGCTACATCCAGCACCAGATTGACGGGCACAAGCACTACGAGGTATTGTCCTTTGATTTGCGCGGCGTGGCATACAGCACCCCCCGTGCGGACTGCTATTCCAACGAGGCGGCACGAGAGGCAGCGACATGGCAGAGCCGTGGGCTAGGAGATCTGGATTCTTCTGACGAGGGACTGAAGAAgcatcttgtcttgtcaaagGCGTATGGGTACCAGTGTGCACGGTATAGAGATGAAGGTGTGGATTTTAACATCCATGAGTATACGTCTACCGCGTCGATTGCAAGAGATATGCTACGATTGGTGGATGAGACGGAGGCATTaaggcagaagaagctcgaAGTGCGGACAGCGGCTCAAGTGCCTTTGGGTGGTGGCAACAAGGAGCCTAGATTAATGTACTACGGGACCTCGTACGGGACGATATTAGGAAATACGTTTCTGTCCATGTTTCCGGGGCGAGTGCGGAGAATGATGCTAGATGGTGTGGTCGTGCCAGAAAGCTGGATTGATGTT GACTGGAGCGGCAATTTCAGAGATACCGAAAATGCAAACGACTACCTCTACCAGACGTGTTTCAATGCCAAATCAAACTGTACCCTTCGGAAAGATACCGATAAATCTTGGCACGACATCCAACGCCGCGTCGACGAACTGATTGAGCGTCTCAATGCGGATCCTGTACCTGGGCCAACTGACAATGGACCTGAAATCTTCATCACCGGCTCAGATATAATGGGTCTCATCTTTTCGCAGCTCTACTCGCCATTGGACTTCTTCGAGGGTCTCTCTACTACACTTGCGCAAGCCATCGACGGGAACTACACACGCGTTATTCGGAGCCTTGTGCCACCCACACCTGCAAAGAATGGTGAGGACGAAGAGCCTGCAGACGGGATAATCCGCTGGTTCACATGGATGTCCTCGACATTTGCGTCCATTGCGTGTGCCGACGCCAACGACACGACTGGCCAGCCCCTCCAACACTGGAAACGTCTCCTTCAACGACTGGAGAATCAGTATCCGAAACTAGGCGCCATGACGGCATCGACGTCAATCCTGTGCTCTGGTTGGCAGTCACATCCCAAGTATCGCTTCACCGGACCGTTTACGTCTCCTGAGCCGGATGAGAGGGAGGTTGAGGGGCGGCCGTCTGCtccgctgctgctgctgtcgaGTTTATATGATCCTATTACGCCGTTGGCTAGTGCGCGGACTGTTGCGAAGGGTCATCCGGGGgcgagggtggtgatgcagaGAGGTGTAGGGCACTGCAccttgctggctgggccgAGTAATTGTACGAGGGGGGTGATGAGGGCGTATATGGCGACGGGGGATGTTCCTGCGGAGGGGACGGTTTGTGAGGGCGATT ATTAG
- a CDS encoding C6 transcription factor (similar to Metarhizium acridum CQMa 102 XP_007809150.1): MKHQHRAGGTLTPILPGPPPAPPPVFLEPSNGQCSDDSQSSRAPTKPKRSAISIACENCRRRKAKCNGSKPVCRRCQSRGDECVYELDRGKALTTVLKQKQGDLMRENDQYRQLFHLLRSKPEIEALEMLQFIREASEPEIILETAMQTETLLPNLSSTDLDRVSQMQRLDCEALAASAIQVPARPWTVVVGDGLVSELITNLFSLNGTYFYPIFNQTAFIEDMRSGNIDGPGYCTPLLVNAICAVESNFSHTARQFEDMTRQNLPDRFFEEAKGLLEREQGRASIPNVVALVFMYVAMSITGKDRAARMYRYAAYALLHRLSLEEKFLCLEATPGGEVEMDIISRALWGLFVMESRIAFYYSQPSILPVPRVPKPVETPGMGNVDVLGHLHTESSGTIPLVPGVNTVNCDLTELWNEVMLYTCDHAIVGSDNDLRIRKTYYCKLLDYMAQLPPRFHFKNNLAPTTCLVRMHETEIIFTILRDLPLDTPFHTLYNHPGTTAKDILRQRCVADVELLQCYVQNWKSLDCLVSRHAHLCLHILIPMLEDPVVHSSFATACMITQQASTNMKVMGYLLQAVQTFAWAMKKKIPESAKPFLQGWGAKAIEPDLSMGYVLPQQDEVRDAFARGSLSSLEDMENQLGVMIERWGMMQ; the protein is encoded by the exons ATGAAGCATCAGCACCGAGCTGGAGGAACTCTGACGCCAATCCTCCCCGGACCTCCgcccgctcctcctcctgtatTCCTTGAGCCGTCCAATGGTCAATGTAGCGACGACTCCCAGTCATCCAGAgcaccaaccaagccaaaacGCTCAGCAATCAGCATCGCGTGTGAGAATTGCAGGCGACGGAAAGCCAAG TGCAATGGCTCCAAGCCAGTGTGTAGGCGCTGCCAGAGCAGAGGGGATGAATGCGTCTATGAATTGGACAGAGGCAAGGCATTAACCACCGtgctcaagcagaagcaggGTGACTTGATGCGGGAGAATGACCAGTACCGGCAGCTCTTCCACCTCTTGCGGTCTAAACCCGAGATCGAGGCGTTGGAAATGCTACAGTTTATCAGAGAAGCGAGTGAACCCGAAATCATTCTTGAGACTGCGATGCAAACCGAAACACTTCTCCCGAACCTGTCCTCGACAGACTTGGACCGAGTCTCTCAAATGCAACGACTGGATTGTGAGGCCCTAGCTGCCAGCGCCATCCAAGTTCCAGCCCGACCCTGGACAGTTGTTGTAGGTGACGGCCTGGTTTCCGAGCTTATAACCAATCTTTTCAGTTTGAATGGAACATACTTTTACCCCATTTTCAACCAAACCGCATTCATCGAGGACATGCGGTCTGGGAATATAGATGGCCCTGGATACTGCACCCCGCTGcttgtcaatgccatctGTGCGGTGGAAAGT AACTTCTCGCATACCGCAAGGCAATTTGAGGACATGACTAGACAGAATCTTCCAGATCGGTTCTTCGAAGAGGCTAAGGGCTTGTTGGAGCGAGAACAAGGTCGAGCATCGATCCCAAACGTCGTCGCCCTCGTCTTTATGTACGTCGCCATGTCCATTACGGGCAAAGACAGGGCGGCTCGAATGTACCGTTATGCGGCATACGCACTCCTCCACCGACTTTCACTGGAGGAAAAGTTTCTGTGTCTTGAGGCTACGCCTGGTGGTGAAGTGGAAATGGATATTATTAGTCGCGCTCTTTGGGGACTATTCGTTATGGAGAG TCGCATTGCTTTTTACTATTCGCAGCCATCTATTCTACCTGTACCGAGGGTCCCTAAACCAGTCGAAACACCTGGCATGGGCAATGTCGACGTTTTGGGTCATTTACACACCGAGTCCTCTGGCACTATCCCCTTGGTTCCAGGTGTAAACACTGTAAATTGCGATCTGACAGAGCTTTGGAACGAAGTAATGTTGTACACTTGCGACCACGCCATTGTAGGCAGCGATAACGATTTACGCATTCGCAAAACATATTACTGCAAATTATTGGACTACATGGCACAATTGCCACCAAGATTTCACTTCAAGAATAACCTAGCCCCAACAACCTGTCTAGTAAG GATGCACGAAACGGAAATCATCTTCACAATCCTCCGAGACCTCCCCCTAGATACACCATTCCACACCCTCTACAATCACCCTGGAACAACTGCCAAGGACATTCTCCGGCAACGCTGTGTCGCTGACGTCGAGCTCCTCCAGTGTTATGTACAGAATTGGAAATCACTAGATTGTCTGGTATCACGGCATGCACACCTGTGCCTGCACATTCTTATCCCTATGCTCGAAGATCCGGTTGTCCATTCGTCATTTGCGACAGCCTGCATGATTACACAGCAGGCTTCAACCAACATGAAGGTCATGGGATACCTACTACAGGCGGTACAGACATTTGCGtgggcgatgaagaagaagatccCCGAGTCTGCGAAGCCGTTCCTTCAAGGCTGGGGTGCCAAGGCAATCGAGCCGGATTTATCAATGGGATATGTGTTGCCGCAGCAGGATGAAGTTAGGGACGCCTTTGCGCGGGGAAGTCTTTCGAGCTTAGAGGATATGGAGAATCAACTCGGAGTTATGATTGAGAGGTGGGGTATGATGCAATAG
- a CDS encoding cytochrome p450 oxidoreductase (similar to Colletotrichum gloeosporioides Nara gc5 XP_007279859.1) → MSPNIQSLVRYFSLFPLNMEALLILSALLSLVFYLVLHKYTRTYSRLPLPPGPKGLPIIGNIFSLPPNGVPEYEHWLKFKDLYGPISSITVLGRTLVILHDRKAVDELLEKMSTKTSSRPENTFSNMSGFNRFVVNMQYGAQWRQHRKVLHQYLGTEKLARRFDDVQDMESRRLLLRLLTSPENLVQHFKTEAGAIILRATYGYAIEPHSPDPLVQAIEEMMNNLSKSTVPLSWAVDVIPALRFLPNFLPGTSFKQTAKEAYAINDLVTDVPYQFVQQEMAKGAHRPSFVSSSLTENKHSNGKEGTDHDAESVIKVVAAIMYGGGADTTVAVLTGFVLAMILFPKVQQQAQEELDRVLGDKLPDAEDQNNLPYVSAVVKEAMRWFPIAPVNTPHATDAEIQYGGYRIPKGSYILASTWWLLHDPQVYQDPNAFDPDRFLLRNEPEPTNAMFGFGRRICPGRFVAEKSLFITIARLLSTFTVRKGAGEAKRVFTPGLIAHPAEFSYEITPRSEKHAAYVRAIERDVPWEKGDSGLLSR, encoded by the exons ATGTCTCCAAATATACAATCACTCGTTCGTTACTTTTCGCTGTTTCCACTCAACATGGAGGCTCTTTTAATCTTATCCGCACTTCTATCTCTGGTTTTCTACCTAGTTCTTCACAAGTATACTCGCACATATTCTCGACTGCCGCTGCCCCCCGGCCCAAAAGGCCTCCCCATCATTGGCAACATTTTCTCTCTGCCACCGAACGGAGTGCCAGAGTATGAGCATTGGCTCAAATTCAAGGACTTATACGGGCCGATTAGTTCCATCACCGTACTAGGCCGAACACTGGTTATTCTCCATGACAGAAAAGCGGTTGACGAGCTCCTCGAGAAAATGTCTACCAAGACATCATCCCGGCCGGAAAACAccttctccaacatgtctggaTTTAATAGATTCGTTGTAAACATGCAATATGGTGCACAGTGGCGTCAGCACCGTAAGGTTCTGCATCAGTATCTTGGTACAGAAAAGCTTGCGAGACGATTTGACGATGTTCAAGACATGGAGTCGCGACGACTTCTCCTCCGGTTGTTAACTTCGCCTGAGAACCTCGTCCAACATTTTAAAAC TGAAGCCGGTGCGATTATTCTACGAGCAACGTATGGGTATGCCATCGAACCGCATTCTCCAGACCCCTTGGTCCAGGCAATTGAAGAAATGATGAACAATCTCTCCAAGTCCACGGTTCCTCTGTCATGGGCAGTCGATGTGATTCCCGCACTCAGGTTCCTACCCAACTTTTTGCCCGGCACATCATTCAAGCAAACAGCCAAGGAAGCGTACGCCATCAATGATCTAGTCACCGACGTTCCCTATCAATTTGTTCAGCAGGAGATGGCAAAAGGCGCCCACCGGCCATCCTTTGTTTCGAGCTCCCTTACAGAAAACAAGCATAGCAACGGGAAAGAAGGCACGGATCACGACGCAGAAAGCGTCATCAAGGTGGTCGCCGCCATCATGtatggcggcggcgcagATACTACCGTCGCCGTCCTGACTGGCTTTGTCCTAGCCATGATTCTGTTTCCAAAAGTCCAACAACAGGCGCAAGAGGAGCTCGATAGGGTTCTCGGCGATAAGCTCCCCGACGCAGAAGATCAGAACAACCTGCCTTATGTTTCGGCAGTAGTCAAGGAAGCGATGCGCTGGTTTCCAATCGCTCCGGTCAATACCCCCCATGCCACTGATGCAGAGATACAGTATGGAGGATACCGTATTCCAAAAGGATCGTATATACTCGCATCGACATGGTGGTTGCTTCATGATCCGCAAGTATACCAGGATCCGAACGCATTCGACCCCGATCGCTTCCTGTTGCGAAACGAGCCGGAGCCTACCAATGCTATGTTTGGATTCGGCCGCAGAATTTGCCCTGGTCGGTTTGTCGCCGAAAAGAGTTTATTCATAACAATAGCACGACTTTTGTCTACGTTTACAGTTAGGAAAGGCGCTGGAGAAGCCAAACGTGTGTTTACACCTGGACTGATTGCGCATCCGGCTGAGTTTTCGTATGAGATTACGCCGAGGAGCGAGAAGCATGCTGCGTATGTGAGGGCCATCGAAAGGGATGTACCGTGGGAGAAGGGTGACTCTGGGCTTCTTTCGCGATGA
- a CDS encoding protein kinase, catalytic domain-containing protein (similar to Metarhizium robertsii ARSEF 23 XP_007819601.1), giving the protein MDPVSVAGLALGVASLGLQVYTGCIQGIQLLITALGYDDECKYLNLRLRMEQQRLFAWSETSGLLDLEAKNHDKILNSNIFNLHRQTVLDMLVQIQCLFDEFTQHQRRHNNLKADRDDDGLLSAPEKDAKLANFPMSDRKRDFIKNAMASLRAKSQEGYQRLRWVSFDKVAFELLLSKFSALNDNMTNILDHSLQVEIRNTVQDTNRGVLLLHQKIADLGHLVLALKSQLAAGAESPLGSSRLSQSEKAASIEALMQLSKLAKFKAFNETIDPKTGKLTQVDEAAVKFLELAKPSEPHNVQVPRYLIELDANVDESDEPRCEAILKTANGKKKVWIEWKDYDTVGLSPDTLLKKDIVDRVRKLASLLNHSPKPEAFRTPHCLGFFDKADPDIPADDVDVLDRRLGLIFERPNNDLLHTTLPPVSLHDLLQDDRVRKPRVTERIRLANALSNCVLYLHAVNWLHKGLRSHNVLFFRTRSGHVDYRQPYLSGFDFSRPGGSDEMTDVPGDDAEEDLYRHPNAQANRKRERQRSKKSFDIYSLGVIFVELAHWKTVDQVLGIDMRRARGKPEILRQVRDKLLEDAQIADIGAEMGEKFEDATKTCLVGETRSDVLSGDDKDTAGVAEKLSVTFYEDVVKRLAQVVV; this is encoded by the exons ATGGACCCGGTCTCTGTAGCTGGTCTCGCGCTTGGCGTAGCATCACTTGGCCTTCAGGTGTATACTGGTTGCATTCAAG GTATACAGCTATTGATTACGGCACTGGGCTACGATGATGAGTGCAAGTACCTTAACTTGAGGCTTCGAATGGAGCAGCAGCGTCTTTTCGCATGGAGCGAAACTTCAGGGCTGCTGGATCTGGAGGCCAAGAATCATGATAAGATTCTCAACTCAAATATCTTCAACCTACACCGCCAAACGGTGCTGGATATGCTGGTGCAGATTCAATGTCTCTTCGATGAGTTCACACAGCACCAACGTAGACACAACAACCTCAAGGCTGATCGAGATGACGACGGCTTGCTCAGTGCACCAGAAAAGGACGCCAAGCTAGCCAACTTTCCCATGTCAGACAGAAAGCGAGACTTTATCAAgaatgccatggccagtCTCAGGGCTAAATCTCAAGAGGGGTATCAACGCCTTCGATGGGTGTCTTTTGATAAAGTTGCTTTtgagctgctgctgtccaAGTTTTCGGCTTTGAACGATAACATGACGAACATTTTGGATCACTCGCTGCAGGTAGAAATCCGTAACACCGTGCAAGACACGAATAGGGgagttttgcttttgcaCCAAAAGATTGCCGATTTGGGCCACCTCGTGCTGGCATTGAAATCGCAGCTAGCCGCCGGAGCCGAGTCACCCTTGGGTTCCTCACGCCTATCCCAATCGGAAAAAGCAGCGAGCATTGAGGCTTTGATGCAGTTATCCAAACTTGCCAAGTTCAAGGCCTTTAACGAGACAATTGACCCCAAAACAGGAAAGCTGACTCAAGTAGACGAAGCGGCGGTTAAATTtcttgagcttgccaaacCATCAGAGCCACACAATGTCCAGGTGCCGCGTTATCTGATAGAATTAGATGCTAATGTGGATGAATCGGATGAACCCCGCTGCGAAGCCATTTTAAAGACTGCAaatggcaagaagaaagTATGGATAGAGTGGAAAGACTATGACACGGTGGGGTTGAGCCCTGATACACTATTGAAGAAAGATATTGTTGATCGGGTGAGGAAATTAGCATCTTTACTAAATCATAGCCCGAAGCCGGAAGCCTTCAGGACACCACACTGTCTCGGGTTCTTCGATAAAGCGGACCCCGATATCCCCgcagatgatgttgatgtccTTGACAGGCGGCTAGGTCTCATATTCGAGCGACCCAACAACGACTTGCTGCATACTACTCTTCCTCCGGTGTCTCTTCACGACCTCCTGCAAGATGATCGGGTTAGGAAGCCCCGCGTGACGGAACGAATCCGATTAGCAAATGCCCTCAGCAACTGCGTGTTATATCTACAtgctgtcaactggttgcaCAAGGGTCTTCGGAGTCACAATGTGCTGTTCTTCCGTACGCGATCTGGGCACGTGGACTACCGTCAACCGTATCTCTCGGGGTTTGACTTTTCACGCCCAGGAGGGTCAGACGAGATGACAGATGTGCCGGGGGATGATGCAGAAGAGGATTTATACAGACACCCCAATGCGCAGGCAAACAGGAAGCGAGAGAGGCAAAGATCCAAGAAGAGCTTTGATATCTATAGTCTAGGCGTTATATTTGTGGAATTGGCTCACTGGAAGACAGTGGACCAGGTTCTCGGGATTGATATGCGACGAGCCAGAGGGAAGCCAGAAATTTTGCGACAAGTTCGGGATAAGTTGCTTGAAGATGCGCAAATCGCAGATATTGGTGCGGAGATGGGTGAAAAGTTCGAAGACGCGACCAAGACGTGTCTCGTTGGTGAGACGAGGTCCGATGTTTTGTCAGGCGATGACAAAGACACAGCGGGAGTTGCTGAGAAACTGTCGGTAACATTTTACGAGGATGTAGTGAAAAGGCTTGCGCAAGTTGTAGTATGA